One Hypanus sabinus isolate sHypSab1 chromosome 4, sHypSab1.hap1, whole genome shotgun sequence genomic region harbors:
- the evx2 gene encoding homeobox even-skipped homolog protein 2 isoform X2 produces MQTKGFFPEADEGQGQVYSDNGSSTNTSSNGSSITNLNGNSSSIGNSGSGPDQVRRYRTAFTREQIGRLEKEFYRENYVSRPRRCELAAALNLPETTIKVWFQNRRMKDKRQRLAMSWPHPADPSFYTYMMTHAAATGSLPYPFHSHVPLHYYPHVGVTAAAAAAAATGATPFPTSIRPLDTFRALSHPYSRPELLCSFRHPGLYQSPHGLNSSAATAAAAAAAAAAASTPAGAAPCSCLSCHSNQSGALGPRSSSSDFTCTAAAQRSESSFLPYSAAVLSKSAAVSPPGQREESSLTR; encoded by the exons TTTATTCTGATAATGGTAGTTCAACTAATACTTCGTCGAATGGCTCCAGTATTACGAACCTGAACGGCAACTCCAGTTCAATAGGCAATTCGGGTTCTGGTCCTGACCAGGTGAGACGGTATCGAACTGCTTTCACCCGAGAACAAATCGGTAGACTAGAGAAAGAGTTTTACAGAGAAAACTATGTATCCAGACCCAGGCGATGTGAACTGGCGGCCGCTTTAAATCTACCCGAAACAACTATCAAG GTTTGGTTTCAGAACCGGCGAATGAAAGATAAAAGACAGCGACTAGCTATGTCATGGCCCCACCCGGCTGACCCAAGCTTTTATACCTACATGATGACCCATGCGGCGGCCACGGGGAGCTTGCCCTACCCTTTCCACTCTCACGTGCCCTTGCACTACTACCCTCACGTTGGCGTCACCGCGGCAGCCGCTGCCGCCGCCGCCACAGGCGCCACGCCCTTTCCCACCTCCATCCGCCCGCTCGACACCTTCCGCGCCCTCTCGCACCCCTACTCGCGGCCCGAACTTCTCTGCAGCTTTCGCCACCCGGGCCTCTATCAGTCGCCACACGGGCTCAACAGCAGCGCGGCCACGGCGGCGGCGGCAGCGGCCGCGGCCGCGGCGGCCTCGACGCCCGCCGGCGCTGCGCCGTGCTCTTGCCTCAGTTGCCACAGCAACCAGAGCGGCGCGCTGGGGCCTAGGAGCTCGAGCTCCGACTTCACGTGCACCGCGGCTGCGCAGAGGTCGGAGAGCAGCTTTCTTCCCTACTCGGCCGCGGTGCTCAGCAAATCAGCAGCGGTGTCACCGCCTGGCCAGCGGGAGGAGTCCTCCCTTACCAGATAA
- the evx2 gene encoding homeobox even-skipped homolog protein 2 isoform X1, with translation MERIRKEIILMERGLHSPAAKRISNLSDSAGNAVEEALENSHHSGRLSPRPTSASLHNTVGDTSTNGKFEIDNLFHHQHSSDSTSSPEISSSESRKKFSLYPELTSREKEAEMNSDVDVGCSTLRSPAGVSTTHLKENTNKVYSDNGSSTNTSSNGSSITNLNGNSSSIGNSGSGPDQVRRYRTAFTREQIGRLEKEFYRENYVSRPRRCELAAALNLPETTIKVWFQNRRMKDKRQRLAMSWPHPADPSFYTYMMTHAAATGSLPYPFHSHVPLHYYPHVGVTAAAAAAAATGATPFPTSIRPLDTFRALSHPYSRPELLCSFRHPGLYQSPHGLNSSAATAAAAAAAAAAASTPAGAAPCSCLSCHSNQSGALGPRSSSSDFTCTAAAQRSESSFLPYSAAVLSKSAAVSPPGQREESSLTR, from the exons ATGGAAAGAATAAGAAAAGAAATAATTCTGATGGAACGGGGTCTGCATAGTCCTGCTGCCAAAAGGATTTCGAATTTGTCAGACTCAGCTGGAAATGCGGTGGAGGAGGCCCTTGAAAATTCTCATCACAGTGGTCGTCTCAGCCCCAGACCAACTTCCGCCTCCCTCCACAACACTGTTGGGGACACCTCAACAAACGGCAAATTTGAGATAGACAATTTATTCCACCATCAACATTCAAGCGACAGCACGTCCTCGCCTGAAATTTCCTCTTCGGAAAGCAGGAAAAAATTCTCCCTTTACCCAGAACTTACGAGTCGGGAAAAAGAAGCAGAAATGAACAGTGATGTTGATGTGGGATGCTCGACACTCCGTTCTCCTGCCGGTGTCAGTACAACGCATCTCAAAGAAAATACAAACAAAG TTTATTCTGATAATGGTAGTTCAACTAATACTTCGTCGAATGGCTCCAGTATTACGAACCTGAACGGCAACTCCAGTTCAATAGGCAATTCGGGTTCTGGTCCTGACCAGGTGAGACGGTATCGAACTGCTTTCACCCGAGAACAAATCGGTAGACTAGAGAAAGAGTTTTACAGAGAAAACTATGTATCCAGACCCAGGCGATGTGAACTGGCGGCCGCTTTAAATCTACCCGAAACAACTATCAAG GTTTGGTTTCAGAACCGGCGAATGAAAGATAAAAGACAGCGACTAGCTATGTCATGGCCCCACCCGGCTGACCCAAGCTTTTATACCTACATGATGACCCATGCGGCGGCCACGGGGAGCTTGCCCTACCCTTTCCACTCTCACGTGCCCTTGCACTACTACCCTCACGTTGGCGTCACCGCGGCAGCCGCTGCCGCCGCCGCCACAGGCGCCACGCCCTTTCCCACCTCCATCCGCCCGCTCGACACCTTCCGCGCCCTCTCGCACCCCTACTCGCGGCCCGAACTTCTCTGCAGCTTTCGCCACCCGGGCCTCTATCAGTCGCCACACGGGCTCAACAGCAGCGCGGCCACGGCGGCGGCGGCAGCGGCCGCGGCCGCGGCGGCCTCGACGCCCGCCGGCGCTGCGCCGTGCTCTTGCCTCAGTTGCCACAGCAACCAGAGCGGCGCGCTGGGGCCTAGGAGCTCGAGCTCCGACTTCACGTGCACCGCGGCTGCGCAGAGGTCGGAGAGCAGCTTTCTTCCCTACTCGGCCGCGGTGCTCAGCAAATCAGCAGCGGTGTCACCGCCTGGCCAGCGGGAGGAGTCCTCCCTTACCAGATAA